One Mycolicibacterium crocinum DNA window includes the following coding sequences:
- a CDS encoding vWA domain-containing protein, whose product MAVRRVRPPQPLAPHGLPGHLVGFVEALRAQGISVGPSETVDAGRVLTVLGLGEREALREGLACAVLRRADHRQTYDALFDLWWPAALGGRTVLVDEDADEDSPEGLPPEDIEAMREMLLDLLAENPDIGDMDERLVAMIAQIVEAYGRYTSSRGPSYSSYQALKAMGLDELEGRLLAGLLAPHDDDPTPTQEQIAKALAAQKIAQLRRMVESETKRRTAEQLGRDHVQMYGIPQLSENVEFLRASGDQLREMRKTVQPLARMLATRLAAKRRRHRAGSIDLRKTLRKSMSTGGVPIDVVLRKPRPARPELVVLCDVSGSVAGFSHFTLLLVNALRQQFSRVRVFAFIDTTDEVTHLFGPEADLAVAIQRITREAGVYTRDGHSDYGNAFVSFTENFHNVLSPRSSLLVLGDGRTNYRNPAVDTLAHMVTSSRHAHWLNPEPRHLWGSGDSAVPRYEDVITMHECRSAKQLAAVIDQLLPV is encoded by the coding sequence ATGGCCGTCCGCAGGGTGCGCCCCCCACAGCCGCTGGCCCCGCACGGGCTGCCCGGCCATCTGGTCGGCTTCGTCGAAGCGCTACGCGCCCAAGGCATCTCGGTAGGCCCCTCGGAGACCGTCGACGCGGGCCGGGTGCTGACCGTGCTTGGGCTGGGGGAGCGCGAGGCGCTGCGCGAGGGACTGGCCTGTGCGGTGTTGCGCCGCGCCGACCACCGGCAGACCTACGACGCGCTGTTCGACCTGTGGTGGCCTGCCGCGCTGGGTGGTCGCACCGTGCTGGTCGACGAGGACGCCGACGAGGACAGCCCGGAAGGCTTGCCGCCCGAGGACATCGAGGCGATGCGGGAAATGCTGCTGGACCTCCTGGCCGAGAATCCCGACATCGGCGACATGGACGAGCGATTGGTCGCGATGATCGCCCAGATCGTCGAGGCGTACGGCCGTTACACGTCCAGTCGCGGCCCGTCGTACTCGTCGTACCAAGCGCTCAAGGCGATGGGGCTCGACGAACTGGAAGGCCGGCTGCTGGCCGGCCTGCTCGCCCCGCACGACGACGACCCGACTCCCACCCAGGAGCAGATCGCCAAAGCGCTTGCCGCGCAGAAGATCGCGCAGCTGCGCCGGATGGTGGAAAGCGAGACCAAACGCCGCACCGCCGAACAACTCGGCCGCGATCACGTGCAGATGTACGGCATTCCGCAGCTGTCGGAGAACGTGGAGTTCCTGCGGGCATCCGGCGACCAGTTGCGCGAGATGCGCAAGACGGTCCAACCGCTGGCTCGGATGCTGGCCACCCGACTCGCGGCCAAACGCCGCCGGCATCGGGCCGGTTCCATCGACCTACGCAAGACGCTGCGCAAGTCGATGTCCACCGGAGGGGTGCCGATCGACGTGGTGCTGCGCAAGCCGCGTCCGGCACGGCCGGAACTCGTTGTGCTGTGCGATGTTTCGGGTTCGGTGGCCGGCTTCAGCCACTTCACCCTGCTACTCGTCAACGCGCTGCGTCAGCAGTTCTCGCGCGTGCGCGTCTTTGCCTTCATCGACACCACCGACGAGGTGACCCACCTGTTCGGCCCGGAGGCCGACCTCGCGGTGGCCATCCAGCGCATCACGCGCGAGGCGGGGGTGTACACCCGCGACGGGCACTCCGACTACGGCAACGCGTTCGTCTCGTTCACCGAGAACTTCCACAACGTATTGTCGCCGCGCAGTTCGCTTTTGGTGCTCGGCGACGGGCGCACCAATTACCGCAACCCGGCCGTCGACACGCTGGCGCATATGGTCACGTCGAGCCGGCACGCGCACTGGCTCAACCCGGAGCCGCGGCACCTGTGGGGCAGCGGCGATTCCGCGGTGCCGCGCTACGAAGACGTCATCACCATGCACGAATGCCGTTCGGCCAAGCAGCTCGCTGCGGTGATCGACCAGCTGCTACCGGTCTAG
- a CDS encoding AAA family ATPase: MTETPARPAPLFADIDDVAKRLAETGYLPDTATATAVFLADRLGKPLLVEGPAGVGKTELARAVAQTTGSGLVRLQCYEGVDEARALYEWNHAKQILRMQSGSNDWDQAKSDIFSEEFLLSRPLLTAIRRTEPTVLLIDETDKADIEIEGLLLEVLSDFAVTVPELGTITAARTPFVVLTSNATRELSEALKRRCLFLHIDFPDPDLERRILLSRVPELPESLAAELVRIIGVLRGMQLKKVPSVAETIDWGRTILALGMDTIDDATIAATLGVVLKHQSDQQRATGELRLN; the protein is encoded by the coding sequence GTGACTGAAACCCCGGCCCGCCCGGCGCCGCTGTTCGCCGACATCGACGATGTCGCCAAGCGGCTGGCCGAGACCGGCTACCTGCCCGACACCGCCACCGCCACCGCGGTGTTCCTCGCCGACCGGCTGGGCAAGCCGCTGCTGGTCGAGGGGCCGGCCGGCGTCGGCAAGACCGAGCTGGCCCGCGCGGTCGCCCAGACCACCGGGTCGGGGCTGGTGCGCCTACAGTGCTACGAGGGCGTCGACGAGGCTCGCGCGCTCTACGAGTGGAACCACGCCAAGCAGATCCTGCGGATGCAGTCCGGCTCGAACGACTGGGACCAGGCGAAGTCCGACATCTTCAGCGAGGAATTCCTGCTGTCGCGCCCGCTGCTGACCGCGATCCGGCGCACCGAGCCCACCGTGCTGCTGATCGACGAAACCGACAAGGCCGATATCGAGATCGAAGGCCTGCTGCTGGAGGTGCTCAGCGACTTCGCGGTCACCGTGCCTGAATTGGGCACCATCACCGCCGCCCGAACCCCGTTCGTGGTGCTGACCTCCAACGCCACCCGGGAGCTGTCCGAGGCGCTCAAGCGCCGCTGCCTGTTCCTGCACATCGACTTTCCCGATCCCGACCTCGAGCGGCGCATCCTGCTGTCGCGGGTGCCCGAGCTGCCTGAATCGCTTGCCGCCGAACTGGTTCGCATCATCGGGGTGCTGCGCGGCATGCAGCTCAAGAAGGTGCCGTCGGTCGCCGAGACCATCGACTGGGGCCGCACGATCCTGGCGCTGGGCATGGACACCATCGATGACGCCACCATCGCCGCGACGCTCGGAGTGGTGCTCAAGCACCAGTCCGATCAGCAGCGTGCCACCGGCGAACTACGGCTGAACTAA
- a CDS encoding glutamate-5-semialdehyde dehydrogenase, with protein MSVEAPAPEGRSGATREGMQHQGLRGQVHDAARRARVASRTLGTLTTTAKDRALHAAADAVLAHAHQILAANTADLDAARAAGTAEAMLDRLALNPQRIDGIAAGLRQVAGLPDPIGEVLRGRTLPNGLQLRQQRVPLGVVGIVYEGRPNVTVDAFGLTLKSGNAVLLRGSSSAANSNAALVTALRGALAGEGLPEDAVQLLPSADRASVTHLIQARGLVDVVIPRGGAGLIDAVVRDATVPTIETGVGNCHVYVHSAADLDVAERIILNAKTRRPSVCNAAETLLVDSALVDTALPRLVAALQQAGVTVHDNPSEDDLLAEYLSLDIAVTTVDGLDAAIEHINTYGTGHTEAIVTTNLEAAQRFTERVDAAAVMVNASTAFTDGEQFGFGAEIGISTQKLHARGPMGLPELTSTKWIVWGDGHTRPV; from the coding sequence ATGAGTGTCGAAGCGCCGGCTCCGGAGGGCAGGAGCGGAGCGACCCGGGAAGGGATGCAGCACCAAGGCTTGCGCGGTCAGGTTCACGACGCCGCCCGCCGGGCGCGGGTCGCCTCGCGCACCCTCGGAACGCTGACCACCACCGCCAAAGATCGCGCCCTGCACGCTGCCGCCGACGCTGTTCTGGCGCACGCCCACCAGATCCTGGCCGCCAACACCGCGGACCTCGACGCCGCCCGTGCCGCCGGCACCGCCGAGGCGATGCTGGACCGTCTCGCCCTCAATCCGCAGCGCATCGACGGCATCGCTGCCGGACTGCGACAAGTCGCCGGGCTGCCCGACCCGATCGGCGAGGTGCTGCGCGGCCGCACGCTGCCCAACGGGCTGCAACTACGCCAGCAGCGCGTTCCCCTCGGCGTGGTCGGAATCGTCTACGAGGGCCGGCCCAACGTGACCGTCGACGCGTTCGGCCTCACCCTCAAGTCCGGCAACGCGGTGCTGCTGCGCGGCAGCTCGTCGGCGGCCAACTCCAATGCCGCGCTGGTCACTGCGCTGCGCGGTGCGCTGGCCGGCGAAGGCCTGCCCGAAGACGCGGTGCAACTGCTGCCCAGCGCTGACCGCGCCAGCGTCACCCACCTCATCCAGGCCCGCGGCCTGGTCGACGTCGTGATCCCGCGTGGTGGCGCCGGTCTGATCGACGCGGTCGTGCGCGATGCCACGGTGCCCACCATCGAGACGGGCGTCGGCAACTGTCATGTCTACGTCCACTCCGCCGCCGACCTCGACGTCGCCGAGCGAATCATCCTCAACGCCAAGACCCGTCGGCCCAGCGTGTGCAACGCCGCCGAGACGCTGCTGGTGGACTCCGCGCTCGTCGACACCGCGCTGCCGCGGTTGGTGGCGGCCCTACAGCAGGCCGGTGTCACGGTGCACGACAACCCGAGCGAGGACGACCTGCTGGCGGAGTACCTGTCGCTGGACATCGCGGTCACCACTGTGGACGGCCTCGACGCCGCCATCGAGCACATCAACACCTACGGCACCGGGCACACCGAGGCCATCGTCACCACCAATCTTGAAGCGGCACAACGCTTCACCGAACGCGTCGACGCCGCCGCGGTGATGGTCAACGCCTCGACGGCGTTCACCGACGGCGAGCAGTTCGGCTTCGGAGCCGAGATCGGCATCTCCACCCAGAAGCTGCATGCCCGCGGCCCGATGGGTTTGCCCGAACTGACGTCAACCAAGTGGATCGTCTGGGGAGACGGCCACACCCGACCGGTCTGA
- a CDS encoding TIGR04255 family protein: MYPNAEAAGTAAVVAVIAEVRFTDAPRLRQQETLDAVAIAVEGRFPVTEPLTGVNLAPAGPGLPPRVEPRQGVLLRNAEATESLTLTATSLSYETTNYTGLDAIQTAITAGCDALVDANVASGLQRVGLRYIDEIRVPQPPTDARGWSTWIDGSLLGPLAIAPDQVPSRGIQGVAAFDLGGRAGLNVQYAAFANGSATLPQHLRRRPFQAGPFFGLDLDGFYEVGNEEFVRLDAGIITDILAKLHAPISSAFQRAITDDARALYAAVSAGPNGATRHRDDPLSGPS; encoded by the coding sequence ATGTACCCCAATGCCGAGGCCGCCGGCACTGCTGCCGTCGTTGCCGTCATCGCGGAAGTCCGGTTCACCGATGCGCCGCGGCTGCGCCAGCAGGAGACGCTCGACGCCGTGGCCATCGCCGTCGAAGGACGGTTCCCGGTCACTGAACCGCTCACCGGCGTCAACCTGGCTCCCGCCGGGCCCGGCCTGCCGCCGCGGGTCGAACCCCGGCAGGGCGTCCTGCTGCGTAACGCCGAGGCCACCGAATCCCTGACCCTCACCGCGACCAGCCTCAGCTACGAGACCACCAACTACACGGGCCTCGACGCGATTCAGACGGCGATCACCGCCGGCTGCGACGCACTCGTCGACGCGAACGTCGCCTCCGGGCTGCAACGCGTCGGGCTGCGCTACATCGACGAGATCCGCGTGCCGCAACCCCCGACCGACGCACGCGGATGGTCCACGTGGATCGACGGCAGTCTGCTCGGCCCGCTGGCGATCGCCCCCGACCAGGTGCCCTCCCGAGGCATTCAGGGGGTCGCAGCCTTCGACCTCGGCGGGCGCGCCGGCCTCAACGTCCAATACGCCGCGTTTGCGAACGGGTCCGCGACGCTGCCGCAGCACCTGCGCCGGCGCCCCTTCCAGGCCGGGCCGTTCTTCGGCCTCGATCTCGACGGTTTCTACGAGGTCGGCAACGAGGAGTTCGTCCGTCTGGACGCCGGCATCATCACCGACATCCTGGCGAAACTGCATGCCCCGATCAGCTCGGCCTTCCAACGCGCCATCACCGACGACGCGCGGGCCTTGTACGCAGCGGTCAGCGCCGGTCCCAACGGTGCCACCCGGCACCGGGACGACCCGCTCAGCGGGCCCTCCTAG
- a CDS encoding IS3 family transposase (programmed frameshift), protein MARKNYPDEFKRDAVALYRDTEGATIAQIAAELGVSEATLSAWCKSAGVPIRHRRGVVVAEPVPGAESPEQELARLRSEVKALRATAARLSTERDILRSAAKYFGRGDELVSRFQFVADHLHAFEVKWLCAVVEVARSSFYAWLAGADGRAARRAADEALAERIRAVHDEDNTYGAPRITAELNDGAPEGQRVNHKRVARVMRGAGIAGYRRRRRVKTTVADPANQKVPDLLKRDFTAAQVNTRYVGDITYLPLATGANLYLATVIDCCSRRVAGWAIADHMRTELVIDALKAAAALRGSLAGAIFHADHGSQYTSRDFANLCRDLGVVQSMGAVGSSADNALAESFNAALKREILQDRACWPDAAICRREVFRWLARYNTTRRHSYCRHSSPATYERNLTPATLPEAA, encoded by the exons ATGGCAAGGAAAAATTACCCCGATGAGTTCAAGCGTGACGCGGTCGCGCTCTACCGGGACACCGAGGGCGCGACGATCGCCCAGATCGCTGCCGAGCTCGGTGTCAGCGAGGCCACGCTCTCGGCGTGGTGCAAGTCGGCCGGGGTGCCGATTCGGCACCGCCGCGGTGTCGTAGTGGCCGAGCCTGTGCCAGGGGCCGAGAGCCCTGAGCAGGAGCTGGCCCGCCTCCGCAGTGAGGTCAAGGCGTTACGCGCCACCGCGGCGCGGTTGTCCACCGAGCGTGACATCTTGCGGTCGGCGGCCAAATATTTCG GCCGGGGAGACGAACTGGTGAGCCGCTTTCAGTTTGTCGCCGACCACCTGCACGCCTTCGAGGTGAAGTGGCTCTGCGCAGTCGTCGAGGTTGCGCGTTCGTCGTTCTACGCGTGGTTGGCCGGTGCTGACGGACGAGCGGCCCGTCGGGCTGCTGACGAGGCGCTGGCCGAGCGTATCCGCGCCGTCCACGACGAGGACAACACCTACGGGGCGCCGCGGATCACCGCCGAGCTCAACGACGGTGCGCCCGAGGGGCAGCGGGTCAACCACAAGCGGGTGGCTCGGGTGATGCGCGGCGCCGGGATCGCCGGTTATCGACGCCGACGTCGGGTCAAGACGACCGTGGCGGACCCGGCGAACCAGAAGGTCCCCGACCTGCTCAAACGCGATTTCACCGCCGCGCAGGTCAACACCCGTTACGTCGGCGACATCACCTACTTGCCATTGGCGACCGGCGCCAACCTGTACCTGGCCACCGTGATCGACTGCTGTTCACGGCGGGTCGCCGGGTGGGCGATCGCCGATCACATGCGCACCGAACTGGTCATCGATGCGCTCAAAGCCGCTGCTGCACTGCGGGGTTCACTGGCTGGTGCAATATTCCATGCAGATCATGGAAGTCAGTACACCTCACGGGATTTCGCGAATCTCTGCCGCGATCTGGGGGTCGTCCAGTCGATGGGTGCGGTGGGGTCAAGTGCCGATAACGCGTTGGCCGAATCGTTCAACGCCGCCCTCAAGCGCGAGATTCTGCAAGACCGTGCCTGCTGGCCGGACGCGGCGATCTGCCGCCGTGAGGTCTTTCGGTGGCTGGCCCGCTACAACACCACACGACGGCACTCCTACTGCCGTCATTCCAGCCCCGCGACCTACGAAAGGAACCTGACACCGGCTACGCTGCCCGAAGCCGCATAA
- a CDS encoding IS3 family transposase has translation MSRFQFVADHLHAFEVKWLCAVVEVARSSFYAWLAGADGRAARRAADEALAERIRAVHDEDNTYGAPRITAELNDGAPEGQRVNHKRVARVMRGAGIAGLAPM, from the coding sequence GTGAGCCGCTTTCAGTTTGTCGCCGACCACCTGCACGCCTTCGAGGTGAAGTGGCTCTGCGCAGTCGTCGAGGTTGCGCGTTCGTCGTTCTACGCGTGGTTGGCCGGTGCTGACGGACGAGCGGCCCGTCGGGCTGCTGACGAGGCGCTGGCCGAGCGTATCCGCGCCGTCCACGACGAGGACAACACCTACGGGGCGCCGCGGATCACCGCCGAGCTCAACGACGGTGCGCCCGAGGGGCAGCGGGTCAACCACAAGCGGGTGGCTCGGGTGATGCGCGGCGCCGGGATCGCGGGCCTTGCCCCCATGTAG
- a CDS encoding transposase, with product MARKNYPDEFKRDAVALYRDTEGATIAQIAAELGVSEATLSAWCKSAGVPIRHRRGVVVAEPVPGAESPEQELARLRSEVKALRATAARLSTERDILRSAAKYFAGETNW from the coding sequence ATGGCAAGGAAAAATTACCCCGATGAGTTCAAGCGTGACGCGGTCGCGCTCTACCGGGACACCGAGGGCGCGACGATCGCCCAGATCGCTGCCGAGCTCGGTGTCAGCGAGGCCACGCTCTCGGCGTGGTGCAAGTCGGCCGGGGTGCCGATTCGGCACCGCCGCGGTGTCGTAGTGGCCGAGCCTGTGCCAGGGGCCGAGAGCCCTGAGCAGGAGCTGGCCCGCCTCCGCAGTGAGGTCAAGGCGTTACGCGCCACCGCGGCGCGGTTGTCCACCGAGCGTGACATCTTGCGGTCGGCGGCCAAATATTTCGCCGGGGAGACGAACTGGTGA